The proteins below come from a single Candidatus Hydrogenedentota bacterium genomic window:
- the nuoB gene encoding NADH-quinone oxidoreductase subunit NuoB yields the protein MGMKLRALLKSPWVFHLSTGSCNNCDIEVLDCLTPRFDIERFGILLAGSIKHADVLLITGSCNRQSAERLKRLYEQVPKPCLVVAIGECAMSRGMFIESYNCPLPLDHIIPVDAYIPGCPPKPEAIIAGAVKLIEKVGAAT from the coding sequence ATGGGCATGAAACTGCGCGCCTTGCTGAAGTCGCCGTGGGTATTCCACCTGTCGACGGGCAGCTGCAACAATTGCGATATCGAAGTCCTGGACTGCCTGACGCCCCGGTTCGATATCGAACGCTTTGGCATACTCCTGGCCGGCAGCATCAAGCACGCCGATGTCTTGCTCATAACGGGGTCCTGCAACCGCCAATCGGCGGAGCGGCTCAAGCGCCTCTACGAGCAGGTCCCGAAACCCTGCCTCGTGGTTGCCATCGGGGAGTGCGCCATGTCGCGGGGCATGTTCATCGAAAGCTACAACTGCCCCCTGCCCCTCGACCACATCATCCCGGTTGACGCGTACATCCCGGGTTGTCCTCCGAAACCCGAAGCCATTATTGCCGGCGCGGTAAAACTCATCGAGAAAGTGGGAGCCGCCACATGA
- a CDS encoding NADH-quinone oxidoreductase subunit C, protein MTREQALQEIRARFDGVILSMFDKSPSRVYIEIKPEALVPAANYIFWELGARFNIATGVDTRTHIEILYHFIIEEINLLVSLRVKLDRDRPVIDSLTPSFEAANWVEREIHELLGVEFKNHPDMRRLLLPENWPEGVYPLRRDYQEWDKQAVRDRGV, encoded by the coding sequence ATGACCAGGGAACAAGCATTACAAGAAATCCGCGCGCGATTCGACGGCGTCATTCTGTCCATGTTCGACAAATCCCCCAGCCGCGTCTACATCGAGATCAAGCCAGAGGCGCTCGTTCCCGCGGCCAACTACATCTTTTGGGAGTTGGGGGCCCGGTTCAACATCGCCACGGGAGTCGACACAAGGACCCACATCGAAATCCTCTATCACTTCATCATCGAGGAGATAAACCTGCTGGTGTCGCTCCGCGTGAAACTCGACCGTGACCGGCCCGTTATCGACTCTCTTACACCCTCGTTCGAAGCCGCCAACTGGGTCGAACGGGAAATCCACGAACTGCTCGGCGTCGAATTCAAAAACCACCCGGATATGCGGCGCCTCCTGCTGCCGGAAAACTGGCCCGAAGGCGTATACCCCCTGCGGCGCGACTACCAGGAGTGGGACAAGCAGGCGGTTCGGGACAGAGGTGTGTGA